The Streptomyces rubrogriseus genomic sequence AGCACCCCCGAGTCCACGCTGCGCCGGATCGAGGCGGTCGCCGCGTGCGGAGAGGCCCTGGACCGCAATGTGCCCCCGCTGCTGGCGGTGGAGGCGATGACGATGGCCCTCAGATCGGGCTGAGCCCGCGAGCCCCCGGCCCGCGCCGGAGCCACGACCGGTTGACGCCGTAACACGTACGGGGCACGCGCACCACGCACCGCAACGGCTCCGTCGCGGAGAGTTACGCTCGCTGAATGGACACAAGGCGCACTCACCGCAGGACCCGCACCGGCGGCACCCGTCTCCGGGCCACGCTGCTCACCGCCGCGCTGCTCGCCACCGCCTGCTCGGCCGGGGGCGCCTCGACGTCCGCCGGCTCGCCCGCGGCGGAGGCGGTCGGCGCGACGGAGGCGGCCACGGCGACCCTGACCCCGCTGCCGAAAGCCACGCCCGCCGAGCTTTCGCCGTACTACGAGCAGAAGCTCGGCTGGCGCGACTGCGGCGTCCCGGGCTTCCAGTGCGCCACCATGAAGGCCCCGCTCGACTACGCCAAACCCGCCGACGGCGACGTCCGGCTCGCGGTGGCCCGCAAGAAGGCCACGGGGCCGGGCAAGCGCCTCGGCTCGCTGCTGGTCAACCCGGGCGGGCCGGGCGGCTCGGCGATCGGCTACCTCCAGCAGTACGCGGGCATCGGCTACCCGGCGAAGGTCCGCGCCCAGTACGACATGGTCGCGGTCGACCCCCGGGGCGTGGCCCGCAGCGAGCCCGTCGAGTGCCTGGACGGCCGCGAGATGGACGCGTACACGCGCACCGACGTCACCCCGGACGACGCGGGCGAGACGGACGAGCTGGTCGACGCCTACAAGGAGTTCGCCGAGGGCTGCGGGGCGGACGCGCCGAAGCTGCTGCGCCACGTCTCCACGGTCGAGGCGGCCCGCGACATGGACGTACTGCGCGCGGTGCTGGGCGACGAGAAGCTGACCTACGTGGGAGCGTCGTACGGCACCTTCCTGGGCGCGACCTACGCCGGTCTCTTCCCCGACCGGACGGGCCGCCTGGTCCTGGACGGTGCGATGGACCCCTCCCTGCCCGCCCGCCGCCTGAACCTGGAGCAGACGGAGGGCTTCGAGACGGCGTTCCAGTCCTTCGCGAAGGACTGCGTACGGCAGCCGGACTGCCCCCTCGGCGACAAGGGCACCAGCCCCGACCAGGTCGGCAAGAACCTCAAGTCCTTCTTCGACGACCTGGACGCGAAGCCGCTGCCCGCCGGGGACGCCGACGGCCGCAAGCTCACCGAGTCCCTCGCCACCACCGGCGTGATCGCCGCGATGTACGACGAGGGCGCCTGGCAGCAACTGCGCGAGTCCCTGACGTCGGCGATCAAGGAGAAGGACGGCGCCGGCCTGCTGGTCCTCTCCGACAGCTACTACGAGCGCGAGGCCGACGGCGGCTACAGCAACCTGATGTTCGCCAACGCCGCCGTGAACTGCCTCGACCTCCCCGCCGCCTTCTCCTCCCCGGACGAGGTGCGCGACGCCCTGCCCGAGTTCGAGAAGGCGTCCCCGGTCTTCGGCGAGGGCCTCGCCTGGTCCTCCCTGAACTGCGCGTACTGGCCGGTGAAGCCCACGGGTGAGCCGCACCGCATCGAGGCGGCCGGTGCCACCCCGATCGTCGTGGTCGGCACCACCCGCGACCCGGCCACCCCCTACCGCTGGGCCGAGGCCCTCTCCGACCAGCTCGCCTCCGGCCACCTCCTCACCTACGAGGGCGACGGCCACACCGCTTACGGCCGCGGCAGCTCCTGCATCGACTCCGCGATCAACACGTACCTGCTGACCGGCACCGCCCCGAAGGACGGCAAGCGCTGCTCGTGACCCCCGCCTGCCCGCCCCGGGGCCCACGCCTCCGGGGCGGGTTCGGAGCACCCCGGGAAACTGTGTAGACTTGCCGACGTTGCTGATCGCACCATGGGTGCACGGCGCGCCGCCTTAGCTCAGATGGCCAGAGCAACGCACTCGTAATGCGTAGGTCTCGGGTTCGAATCCCGAAGGCGGCTCGGGTGAAGGTCAGGTCGGATGTTGTCCGGCCTGGCCTTCTTTTGTGTCCGTGGAGGTCGGGGTCAGCCCGGCAGCAGGGACCGCAGTCGCCGCTTGTCCGGTTTGCCGACCGCGGTCAGGGGGATGGCGGGGACCAGGTGCACGGTCTCGGGGGCGTAGAGGCGTCCCTTGCGGGCGGTGACGAAGGCGCGGATCTCCTCGAGTGACGGCGTGTGTCCGCGCGCGGGCACCACGGCGGCGTGGACGTGCTCCACCGATTCCTCGTCCCGGCTGCCGAAGACCGTGCACTGGGCGACGGAGGGGTGGTCCAGGAGCAGGGCCTCCAGCTCCGCCGGATAGACGTGGCCGCCGACGACCACGATCATCTCCTTGATCCGGTCCACGATGTAGAGGTAGCCGTTCTCGTCGAGGTAGCCGACGTCCCCGGTGTGCACCCAGCCGTCGCGCAGTACCTCACGGGTGAGTTCGGGCTGCTTCCAGTAGCCGTGCATCGCGTAGGGCGAGCGCACCAGTACCTCGCCCGGCGTCCCGGGCGGCATGGGCGTGCCGTCGGTGTCCTGTACGAGGATCTCGACGCCGGGCACGGCCCGGCCGACCGTCGGGTGGCCCTCGCGGCCGGTCAGCTCCTGCTCGTCGGGGCCCGTCTCCGTGATGAGCTGAGCCTCGGCCTGACCGTACAGGCCGTACAGCACGGGGCCCAGGAGTCCGGCCGCCTGCCGCAGCCTGGTCGGTGCGGCGGCGGTGCCGCCGTAGGTGACGCGGCTCAGGCTGGAGAGGTCGGTGGTGGACAGGTCCGGGTGGTCCAGCAGCCGGTACAGCAGGGGCGGCAGCAACCAGGTGTGCGTGATGCGCTCCCGCTCGACCGTGGCCAGCACGTCCCCGGGCTCGAAGCCGTGCCGCAGGACGACCGATCCGCCCTCCAGGAGGGCCGTGTCGGCGAAGATCCCGGCGAGATGGGCGAGTGAGGTGCAGGCCAGGAAGCGGGGCGGGTCGCCGGCGCCGGTGAGCCTGCGTTCGAGGCTGCTTCGGTAGGAGCCGTGGCTCATCCGGATGCCCTTGGGAATCCCCGTGGTCCCGCCGGTGTAGCCGATGCGCCAGTCGTCGTCCGGTCCCACCGGAGCGTGCGTCGGACGCGTCGCGCGCGCCGGTTGCCGGGCGGCCGCGGCCAGTACGTCCTCGGCGAAGCCGCTCGGGCCCAGGGACAGCACCGGAGGAACACCGGGCAGCGGCAGCAGCTCCCGGGCCACGTCGTGCCGCAGGTCGTCCACCAGCAGGAGGGCGCCGTCCACGCTCGCCAGGATGCGGGCCATGACCGAGGCGCTCATGCCCTCGTAGAGCACGACCACCCGGGCGCCGGTGAGGTTGGCGGCGTAGCGGGCGGCCAGGCCGTCGGCGCTGTTGCCGGTGAGCAGGCCGACCGTGTCGCCCCTGCCCACGCCGCGCCGCTCCAGTTCCCCGCCGAGCCGGCAGACCTGGTCCCGTAACGCCCCCGCGCTGATCACCGATCCCTCGGCGGTCGTCAGGACCGGCCGGGACGGTGTGGCGGACAGGACGTCGAGGACCGCCTCCGTGTAGGTGCTGAAACGCGTCTTCGTGGTGCCGTGTCGTCGGCTCATCGTCCGCCTTCCCTGGTCGCGTCCGTGACTGCCTTCGACGCTATGGGCGGGTTTCTCATGCCGTCCACGACCGGCTTCGCCATGTACTCATGACGCGTCGGGCATGAGCCGTTCCCCGGCCAGCCGGCGGAAGTCCAGGGCCGCGGGGGAGAGATAGGCGTCCCGGCGCCACACCAGGGTCAGCGTCCGGTGGCAGTCCGGGGCGTCCAGCCGCAGCCAGCCGACCGGGCCGTCCTCGCCGAGGACGCGGCGGGCGACGGCCGGCATCAGGCCGATGCCCACACCGGCACCGACGAGTTCGGGAGTGGCCGCCGCCTCGTCGCCTTCGCAGACCACGCGTGGTGCCAGCCCCTCACGGGCGAAGAGCCGCTCCAGCAGGACCCGTTGCCAGTGACCGGGGCGGGTGCTGACGAAGTCCTCGTCGGCCAGCTCGGCCACCGTGACCCGTTCCCGGCCGGCCAGGGGATGCCCGAGCGGTACGGCCAGCAGTACCTCCTCGCGGGCCAGTTCGGCAGAGCACACCTCGGGGCCGGTCAGCGGCTGGGAGGCGAGGGCGAAGTCCACCTCGCCCGCACGCAGATGCCGCCGCATCGAATCCACCGGGGCCTGGAAGAGACGTACCCGCACTCCTGGCCGGAGCTCGCGGAACGCGGACAGCACCCCGGCCAGCTGGAGCAGGGTCTCGGCGGCGACCGCGACCCGGCCGGGGCCGCCGCGACCGGCGTCGGCCACCTCCCGCCGGGCGTCCTCGAGCTCCGCCAGCGCCCGCTCGACCCGGACCAGGAAGGCGGCACCGTGCTCGTTGAGACGTATGCGGCGGCCCCTGCGGTCGAAGAGCGGAGTGCCCAGTTCTGACTCCAGCCGGATGATGCTCCGGCTCACCGACGGCTGGGCCACCCGCAGTTCCTCCGCGGCCCGGCTGATGTGCTGGTGACGTGCGACGGACTGGAAGTAGCGAAGAGACAGCAGATCCATGTCGGTAGTCTCGTCCGGAGCCGTTCCGGGCGGGGCGGGGCACCGCCGCCGCGTCCGGGGATCTCGCCCCCGACGGCGCCCCACCCGCGCTCACTTCGCGTCCGCGTAGCACTCCACCACCGCCGTCGTGAACGGGAACCGCACCGGCGTCGTCCCGAACGTCAGCCGTCCCGCCAGCTCCGCCGCGTCCCGGATCGCCGCGACGACGGTGGCGGCCTCCTCCTCGGGACAGTGCACGATCACCTCGTCGTGCTGGAAGAAGACCAGCTCGGCCGCCATGTCCGCGCAGGTCTGCCGCAGGGCCGCGAGCAGGAGCAGGGCCCAGTCGGCGGCGCTGCCCTGGACGACGAAGTTGCGGGCGAAGCGGCCCCGGGCGCGGGCGTTGGTGGAGGCGTACCCCGGCACCCACTCCTGGGCGCGGTCCCCGGCGTCGGCGGGATCGTCCTGCGGCAGGCCCGCCTCCTCGGCGCCGTCGGCCGCGCCGGCCGCGGGCGGGCAGGTGCGCCCCAGCCAGGTGCGCACGAGCCGGCCCTCCTCGCCCGCGCGCGCCGCGTCGTCGACGTACGCCACGGCCCTGGGGAAGCGGCGTCTGAGCGCGGCGAGGTTCTTCAGGCCGTCGCCGGACGTCTGGCCGTAGACCGCGCCGAGCACGGCGAGCTTGGCCTGGGCGCGGTCGCCGGAGAAGGCGCGGTCGGAGACGGACTGGTAGAGGTCGGTCTCCCGGCCGGCCACCTCCATGAGGCCGGGATCGCGGGAGATCGCCGCGAGCACGCGCGGCTCCATCTGGTCGGCGTCGGCGACGACCAGCCGCCAGCCCGGGTCGGCGACGACGGCCCGCCGGATCACCTTGGGGATCTGCAGCCCGCCCCCGCCGTTGGTCACCCAGCGTCCGGTCACGGTGCCGCCGGCCAGGAACTCGGGGCGGAACCGGCCGTCGCGCACCCAGTCCTGGAGCCAGGACCAGCCGTGGGCGACCCAGATCCGGTACAGCTTCTTGTACTCGATCAGCGGTTTCACGGCCGGGTGGTCCAGCGACTCCAGCTCCCACCGGCGGGTGGAGCCGACCTTCACGCCCGCCTGCCCGAACGCCTTGACCACGTCCGCGGGCAGGTCGGGCCGCACCCGCCGCCCGAACGCCGCCGACACCTCCTCCGCCAGCTCGGCCAGACGGCGCGGCTCACCCCCGCCCGCATACCGCTCGCCCAGCAGGCCGTGCAGGACCTCGCGGTGCACGTCGGCCCGCCAGGGCAGCCCCGCGCGGTTCATCTCGGCGGCCACCAGCATCCCCGCCGACTCGGCCGCCGTCAGCAGCCGCAACCGGTCGGGGCGGGCCGAGCGGTCGTGCCGGCGCTGCTGCTCGGCGTAGACGGCGAGCAGGTCGGACAGGGGGAGGTGGACGGCCTGGGGCTCGAACAGCGAGGACTGCGCGCCCGGCTCGGCGGAGCGCTGCGGCGGGTCGGGCGGTACGGGGCCGCCGCGCAGCCGGGCCAGGGCGGCCGCGGCCGACCGCGGCTCCCCGTACCGCCCCTCGTGGCCGAGCAGGAGGGTCTCGGCGGCCTCCACGTCGTAGCACCGCTCCACCCGCACCCCCGCGGCGAGCAGGCGGGGCGCGGTCTCGGCGGTGGACCGCCACACCCAGCGCGCGACGTCCGGCCTGGCCCGGACGGCCTCGGCGAGGCCGGGCTCCCGCCGCACGGGCCCGGCGGGCAGCCCGTCGGGGCCGAGGGGGGCGACCTCCACGCCACCGCCCTCGGCCACCGCGAGCGCCCACCTCTCGGCCATGTCGCGAGTGTCGCAGGCGGGACTGACAACGGCCGTCGGCCATGCCGTCGTCCGGGGCTGTTGCTCACGGCTGCCCGCTCACGGCTGCCCGCTCACGGCTACCCGCTCACGGCTGCCCGCGCACGGCCGCCGCTCACGGCCCCCGCGCACGGCCGCCGCTCACGGCCCCCGCGCACGGCCGCGTCCGGTGGCTCAGGCCCCTCCGGCCGCCCCGCCTTCCCCGCTCGCCCCCGCGTTCTCGGCCTTCTCGGCCTTCTCGGTGAGGTGGATGAACTCCGCCACCGCGTCGACGACGTACCGCTCGGTCGCCTCCTTGTCGAGCCCGAGCCCGCTCAGCACGCC encodes the following:
- a CDS encoding alpha/beta hydrolase; its protein translation is MDTRRTHRRTRTGGTRLRATLLTAALLATACSAGGASTSAGSPAAEAVGATEAATATLTPLPKATPAELSPYYEQKLGWRDCGVPGFQCATMKAPLDYAKPADGDVRLAVARKKATGPGKRLGSLLVNPGGPGGSAIGYLQQYAGIGYPAKVRAQYDMVAVDPRGVARSEPVECLDGREMDAYTRTDVTPDDAGETDELVDAYKEFAEGCGADAPKLLRHVSTVEAARDMDVLRAVLGDEKLTYVGASYGTFLGATYAGLFPDRTGRLVLDGAMDPSLPARRLNLEQTEGFETAFQSFAKDCVRQPDCPLGDKGTSPDQVGKNLKSFFDDLDAKPLPAGDADGRKLTESLATTGVIAAMYDEGAWQQLRESLTSAIKEKDGAGLLVLSDSYYEREADGGYSNLMFANAAVNCLDLPAAFSSPDEVRDALPEFEKASPVFGEGLAWSSLNCAYWPVKPTGEPHRIEAAGATPIVVVGTTRDPATPYRWAEALSDQLASGHLLTYEGDGHTAYGRGSSCIDSAINTYLLTGTAPKDGKRCS
- a CDS encoding AMP-binding protein, whose product is MSRRHGTTKTRFSTYTEAVLDVLSATPSRPVLTTAEGSVISAGALRDQVCRLGGELERRGVGRGDTVGLLTGNSADGLAARYAANLTGARVVVLYEGMSASVMARILASVDGALLLVDDLRHDVARELLPLPGVPPVLSLGPSGFAEDVLAAAARQPARATRPTHAPVGPDDDWRIGYTGGTTGIPKGIRMSHGSYRSSLERRLTGAGDPPRFLACTSLAHLAGIFADTALLEGGSVVLRHGFEPGDVLATVERERITHTWLLPPLLYRLLDHPDLSTTDLSSLSRVTYGGTAAAPTRLRQAAGLLGPVLYGLYGQAEAQLITETGPDEQELTGREGHPTVGRAVPGVEILVQDTDGTPMPPGTPGEVLVRSPYAMHGYWKQPELTREVLRDGWVHTGDVGYLDENGYLYIVDRIKEMIVVVGGHVYPAELEALLLDHPSVAQCTVFGSRDEESVEHVHAAVVPARGHTPSLEEIRAFVTARKGRLYAPETVHLVPAIPLTAVGKPDKRRLRSLLPG
- a CDS encoding LysR family transcriptional regulator; translation: MDLLSLRYFQSVARHQHISRAAEELRVAQPSVSRSIIRLESELGTPLFDRRGRRIRLNEHGAAFLVRVERALAELEDARREVADAGRGGPGRVAVAAETLLQLAGVLSAFRELRPGVRVRLFQAPVDSMRRHLRAGEVDFALASQPLTGPEVCSAELAREEVLLAVPLGHPLAGRERVTVAELADEDFVSTRPGHWQRVLLERLFAREGLAPRVVCEGDEAAATPELVGAGVGIGLMPAVARRVLGEDGPVGWLRLDAPDCHRTLTLVWRRDAYLSPAALDFRRLAGERLMPDAS
- a CDS encoding bifunctional 3'-5' exonuclease/DNA polymerase, with translation MAERWALAVAEGGGVEVAPLGPDGLPAGPVRREPGLAEAVRARPDVARWVWRSTAETAPRLLAAGVRVERCYDVEAAETLLLGHEGRYGEPRSAAAALARLRGGPVPPDPPQRSAEPGAQSSLFEPQAVHLPLSDLLAVYAEQQRRHDRSARPDRLRLLTAAESAGMLVAAEMNRAGLPWRADVHREVLHGLLGERYAGGGEPRRLAELAEEVSAAFGRRVRPDLPADVVKAFGQAGVKVGSTRRWELESLDHPAVKPLIEYKKLYRIWVAHGWSWLQDWVRDGRFRPEFLAGGTVTGRWVTNGGGGLQIPKVIRRAVVADPGWRLVVADADQMEPRVLAAISRDPGLMEVAGRETDLYQSVSDRAFSGDRAQAKLAVLGAVYGQTSGDGLKNLAALRRRFPRAVAYVDDAARAGEEGRLVRTWLGRTCPPAAGAADGAEEAGLPQDDPADAGDRAQEWVPGYASTNARARGRFARNFVVQGSAADWALLLLAALRQTCADMAAELVFFQHDEVIVHCPEEEAATVVAAIRDAAELAGRLTFGTTPVRFPFTTAVVECYADAK